The following coding sequences are from one Brienomyrus brachyistius isolate T26 chromosome 2, BBRACH_0.4, whole genome shotgun sequence window:
- the LOC125710204 gene encoding LOW QUALITY PROTEIN: serine protease inhibitor A3L-like (The sequence of the model RefSeq protein was modified relative to this genomic sequence to represent the inferred CDS: deleted 1 base in 1 codon), whose product MKLLLGFCIALVVLHFPVQGDHHGDHGAHGKNHGDHSHEQGHKHEHGDHGAHGKGHGGHSHEQGHKHEHGDHGAHGKGHGGHSHEKGHKHEHGDHRHEKHVNGSLRIYLQNGGFAFEMYKHMTAQPDLQSKNVFFSPLSLSLALGALSVGAQGETHRQLFEGLGFNETDITPEEVNDAFHDILMNLNQKKDAELSVGSALFLDDNFKPRPEFLEALKRFYHSEGFTTDFTESAEARNAVNNYVKEKTHGKITELVDSVEPSTLMILISYVYFKGKWDIPFDPANTEDSVFHVNETHDVPVKMMTESNSFYIYHDEKHSTCVLQLLYNESMSMMLILPENGLEALEKVFDGKLVSKWRRSLRKMPYKVSIPKFSIKTSYSLKEVIAEMGITDIFSQTANFKGISDDPLSVSKVLQKATLDVDEEGSTATAATSIHLIRTSGFIPTNTLRFDRPFVVIIANRDTRSILFMGKIVNPTK is encoded by the exons ATGAAGTTACTCTTAGGATTCTGCATCGCTTTGGTGGTGCTTCACTTTCCTGTCCAGGGTGATCACCATGGAGACCATGGGGCTCATGGGAAGAACCATGGTGACCATTCACACGAACAAGGGCACAAGCATGAACATGGAGACCATGGCGCACACGGGAAGGGTCACGGCGGGCATTCACACGAACAAGGGCACAAGCATGAACATGGAGACCATGGCGCACACGGGAAGGGTCACGGCGGCCATTCACACGAAAAAGGGCACAAGCATGAGCATGGAGACCATCGGCATGAGAAACATGTCAATGGAAGCCTGAGGATATACCTGCAGAACGGCGGTTTTGCTTTCGAGATGTACAAGCACATGACCGCTCAGCCTGACTTGCAGTCCAAAAATGTGTTCTTCTCACCCCTAAGCTTGTCGCTCGCCCTGGGTGCACTGTCTGTGGGGGCACAAGGAGAGACCCACCGGCAGCTGTTTGAAGGCTTAGGTTTCAATGAAACGGACATCACGCCAGAGGAGGTGAACGACGCCTTCCATGACATACTGATGAATCTGAACCAAAAGAAAGATGCAGAGCTGTCTGTGGGCAGTGCCCTCTTCCTGGACGACAACTTCAAGCCTCGGCCCGAGTTCCTAGAGGCACTGAAGCGT TTTTACCATTCCGAAGGATTTACAACTGATTTTACCGAGAGCGCCGAGGCCAGAAATGCTGTTAATAATTAcgtaaaagaaaaaacacatgGTAAAATAACCGAATTGGTAGACAGTGTGGAACCTAGTACTCTGATGATTCTGATTAGTTACGTGTATTTCAAAG GAAAATGGGACATTCCATTTGATCCTGCTAATACGGaggacagtgtttttcatgtaAATGAAACACATGATGTTCCTGTGAAAATGATGACTGAGTCAAACAGCTTTTACATTTACCACGATGAAAAGCATTCCACATGTGTTCTCCAGCTGCTTTACAATGAATCTATGTCAATGATGCTAATTCTCCCTGAAAACGGCTTGGAGGCCTTAGAGAAGGTATTCGATGGGAAACTTGTGTCAAAATGGCGCAGATCATTGAGAAAGAT GCCATATAAAGTGTCGATTCCAAAATTTTCTATCAAGACATCATATTCACTGAAAGAAGTCATTGCTGAAATGGGAATCACAGACATATTTAGCCAAACTGCCAACTTTAAAGGAATCTCAGATGACCCACTGTCAGTTTCAAAG GTTCTTCAAAAGGCCACTTTAGATGTCGATGAGGAAGGATCTACAGCAACCGCAGCAACATCCATACATCTTATACGAACCTCAGGATTCATTCCAACAAATACCCTGAGGTTTGATCGTCCTTTTGTTGTTATAATAGCAAATCGTGATACAAGGAGTATATTATTCATGGGTAAAATTGTAAATCCCACAAAATAA
- the mfsd3 gene encoding major facilitator superfamily domain-containing protein 3, with protein MNFKLLFLWLLYFVQGLPHGLQSSLLPIYLRSSGLSLTRISLTKALYFPWILKVLWAPLVDQVGTKKRWLMGSMLGLALVCLASSALSPDSHFPMVIMVLLAMNFLASVQDIAVDGVAVQLLQRQEEVGYGNMVQVVGYKMGSVLAGGGLLAVMDVVGWSAIFLVLSCMYCAVVLYIVRTPFLNKYQMNPSDEKRCPAGGLNPWNVWKELMTVPGTLWTVIYVLIYKLGEQGAVTMFPLFLLDHHMSARELGIWNGMVAMGFSVCGSSAAGILIARHSIGYLMRSAFMLRMYSMAFQTILLLLYSQASLMKGAAILSLCIQHFLGGLITTLTFTTMMNCTQKAEESIQATHYSFLATLEVLGKLTFSALAGCVVDWLGFPVSFLIFLLLSAAATLHVCKATEGGQLKHQTS; from the exons ATGAACTTCAAACTCCTCTTCTTATGGCTCCTGTACTTCGTCCAGGGTCTGCCGCATGGCTTGCAGTCCTCACTTCTGCCTATCTACCTAAGATCTTCTGGCCTTTCTTTAACCAGAATCAGCCTAACTAAAGCTCTTTACTTCCCATGGATACTCAAAGTACTGTGGGCGCCCCTCGTTGACCAGGTGGGCACTAAGAAGAGGTGGCTGATGGGTAGTATGTTGGGACTGGCCTTGGTGTGTCTGGCCAGCTCTGCCCTGTCTCCAGACAGCCACTTTCCTATGGTCATAATGGTGCTGCTGGCCATGAACTTTCTGGCGTCCGTGCAGGACATCGCTGTTGACGGCGTGGCGGTGCAGCTCCTCCAGCGACAGGAGGAGGTGGGTTACGGCAACATGGTGCAAGTCGTGGGCTACAAGATGGGTTCTGTGCTGGCCGGCGGGGGTTTGCTGGCTGTCATGGATGTCGTGGGCTGGAGTGCCATTTTCCTGGTGCTTAGCTGCATGTACTGCGCGGTCGTCTTGTACATTGTGAGGACTCCATTTCTGAACAAATATCAAATGAACCCAAGTGATGAGAAGAGGTGTCCAGCTGGAGGACTCAACCCCTGGAACGTATGGAAGGAACTGATGACTGTGCCTGGCACCCTGTGGACTGTCATTTATGTCCTCATTTACAAACTAG GTGAGCAAGGTGCTGTGACCATGTTTCCCCTCTTCCTTCTGGACCATCACATGAGTGCCCGGGAGCTGGGCATCTGGAACGGAATGGTGGCCATGGGTTTCTCCGTTTGCGGCTCCTCTGCTGCCGGGATACTTATCGCGCGGCACAG CATCGGCTACCTGATGAGGAGTGCCTTCATGCTGAGAATGTATAGCATGGCCTTCCAGACCATCCTGTTACTCCTCTACAGCCAAGCTTCCCTGATGAAAG GTGCTGCCATACTGAGTTTGTGCATTCAGCATTTTCTGGGTGGACTCATCACTACTCTCACGTTCACCACCATGATGAACTGCACCCAGAAAGCAGAAGAAAGCATACAG GCCACTCACTACAGCTTCCTGGCAACACTGGAGGTGCTGGGGAAGTTGACCTTCAGCGCCCTGGCGGGATGCGTGGTGGACTGGCTGGGATTCCCAGTCAGCTTCCTTATCTTCCTGCTTCTGTCTGCTGCCGCAACGCTCCACGTCTGCAAAGCCACGGAGGGGGGGCAGCTGAAGCACCAGACTAGCTAA